From Chloroflexota bacterium, the proteins below share one genomic window:
- a CDS encoding MmgE/PrpD family protein — protein MSASRQPATPGVTVALAEYAARVTFESLPSAVVIAVKRLILDSLGTALAAGTMGDGCRELVDMAVACGGRPQSTILGFDRKGPAPLVALANGGLVHALNYDAGGPGHLGVVALVAPLAAAEYVGGVSGKELIAASATACEITARMSVAAHGADIRGELPWLAGQFLSYVGSAAGAGRALRLSPLQMHSAIALAVMQAAGTRQVVLDGDPPAKAVYGAFPNQGGMQAALLAQLGLRADCAALEGSGGFYAAFLGDSSRAAGIADGLGDRYVLAGVQFKAWPTSGVVAPYVEAALNLRRTHGLSADVVARVEFTGGERMRHWCEPLEERRAPASGATAANSIFFGIANALVHGAVTLERFSPAGLSDPSVRRLMARTEYTVNADPSEHAALRVWTTRGPAVEAPVAASASPVTEAQLVAKFVDCARYAPRPMEADRVQRLVELVLDLEAVADVRSLTERL, from the coding sequence GCCGAGTACGCGGCGAGGGTGACGTTCGAGTCCCTGCCGTCCGCCGTTGTCATTGCCGTGAAGCGCCTCATCCTGGATTCGTTGGGGACGGCGCTCGCGGCGGGGACCATGGGGGATGGGTGCCGCGAGCTGGTAGACATGGCGGTCGCGTGCGGGGGGCGCCCCCAGAGCACGATCCTCGGATTCGACCGCAAGGGTCCGGCGCCGCTCGTCGCGTTGGCGAACGGCGGGTTGGTCCACGCGCTGAACTATGACGCCGGGGGACCGGGACACTTGGGCGTCGTTGCTCTCGTCGCGCCGCTGGCCGCTGCGGAATACGTTGGCGGTGTATCGGGCAAAGAGCTGATCGCGGCATCCGCCACCGCGTGCGAAATCACGGCGCGCATGTCCGTCGCGGCGCACGGGGCGGACATCCGCGGTGAGCTGCCCTGGCTCGCGGGTCAGTTCCTGAGCTACGTGGGGTCGGCCGCCGGCGCTGGACGCGCCCTCCGGTTGTCGCCCCTCCAGATGCACAGCGCCATCGCGCTCGCCGTCATGCAGGCCGCCGGCACGCGTCAGGTCGTGCTTGACGGCGATCCGCCGGCCAAAGCCGTCTACGGCGCGTTTCCCAACCAAGGCGGCATGCAGGCGGCGCTCCTGGCCCAGTTGGGGCTCCGCGCCGATTGCGCGGCGCTCGAGGGCAGCGGTGGCTTCTACGCTGCCTTCCTCGGCGATAGCAGCCGCGCGGCCGGGATCGCCGACGGACTGGGGGATCGCTACGTCCTGGCGGGTGTGCAGTTCAAGGCGTGGCCGACGAGCGGTGTCGTCGCGCCATACGTCGAAGCTGCCCTGAACCTCCGTCGGACCCACGGTTTGTCCGCGGATGTCGTCGCGCGCGTGGAATTCACCGGTGGAGAGCGGATGCGCCACTGGTGCGAGCCGCTAGAGGAGCGGCGAGCCCCGGCGAGCGGCGCGACGGCGGCCAACAGCATCTTCTTCGGCATCGCCAATGCGCTCGTCCACGGTGCAGTGACGCTCGAGCGCTTCTCACCCGCGGGCCTAAGCGACCCGAGCGTGCGCCGCCTCATGGCGCGGACTGAGTACACGGTGAACGCGGACCCGTCGGAGCACGCGGCGCTGCGTGTCTGGACGACGCGCGGGCCCGCGGTTGAGGCGCCGGTGGCGGCGAGCGCGAGCCCCGTGACCGAAGCCCAGCTCGTCGCCAAATTCGTCGACTGTGCGCGGTATGCGCCGCGCCCGATGGAAGCGGACCGGGTGCAGCGGCTCGTGGAGCTGGTTCTGGACCTCGAAGCAGTGGCCGACGTCAGATCTCTGACGGAGCGTCTCTAG
- a CDS encoding low affinity iron permease family protein: MNERFREFAQFMAEATGSPGAFIFAVAVVVAWAVTGPVFAFSDTWQLVINTGTTIVTFLMVFMIQNSQNRDTRAMQLKLDELLRAVTGARTNLVNLEELTDEDLKRLQEQFEAIRARATPNEPGDGGSVAAEEPRRKAS, encoded by the coding sequence ATGAACGAGCGATTTCGCGAATTTGCCCAGTTCATGGCGGAAGCGACGGGCTCGCCCGGCGCGTTCATTTTCGCGGTTGCGGTCGTCGTCGCATGGGCGGTGACGGGTCCCGTCTTTGCCTTCTCCGACACCTGGCAGCTGGTCATCAACACCGGGACCACGATCGTCACGTTTTTGATGGTGTTCATGATCCAGAACTCGCAGAACCGCGACACGCGGGCGATGCAGCTCAAGCTCGACGAACTATTGCGCGCGGTGACCGGTGCCCGAACCAACCTGGTCAACCTGGAGGAGCTGACCGACGAGGATCTGAAGCGCCTCCAGGAGCAGTTCGAGGCGATTCGGGCGCGAGCTACGCCGAACGAGCCGGGGGACGGCGGATCGGTGGCGGCGGAGGAGCCGCGGCGGAAGGCTTCGTGA
- a CDS encoding DUF2905 domain-containing protein — protein MVVENPGLLDLGRVLIIAGGLLVLIGVAIVLAPRIPFLGRLPGDILFQRDGVTIAIPLATSILLSLVLTVLLNLLARIFNRS, from the coding sequence GTGGTGGTGGAAAATCCCGGCTTGCTGGATCTCGGTCGCGTTCTAATCATCGCTGGCGGGCTGCTCGTCCTCATCGGCGTCGCCATCGTCCTGGCGCCGCGCATCCCGTTTCTCGGACGGCTGCCGGGCGACATCCTCTTTCAGCGCGATGGGGTCACCATCGCCATTCCGCTGGCCACGTCCATCCTGCTCAGTCTCGTCTTGACGGTCCTCCTGAACCTCCTGGCGCGCATCTTCAACCGATCATGA
- a CDS encoding class II aldolase/adducin family protein translates to MPEPSIDALREQITACTRMLVMQEIMDYSGHVSARIPGTDRMLIQPRDTSRAVLKPVDLLVVDLDGNLLEGEGPAPSETALHRWVYRSRPDVAAVCHGHPAMSTLFTVVDRPMVAVRNFAYRFMGTPIHADTTHIRTDEQGRAVARTLGQHRACLLRAHGTVLAAHSVPELFMDCLELEENARSLALATGLGALSPISDPEAAELEVSFGKNDYRVSKIWEHYLQKGAAAGVI, encoded by the coding sequence GTGCCCGAGCCAAGCATCGACGCGCTTCGCGAACAGATCACGGCATGCACCCGAATGCTGGTGATGCAAGAGATCATGGACTACAGTGGCCACGTCAGCGCGCGGATCCCGGGGACCGATCGCATGTTGATCCAGCCCCGTGACACGAGCCGCGCGGTGCTGAAGCCCGTCGATCTGCTCGTGGTTGATCTCGATGGCAACCTCTTGGAAGGCGAGGGGCCCGCTCCCTCTGAGACTGCGCTCCACCGTTGGGTGTACCGCTCGCGCCCGGACGTCGCCGCCGTGTGCCACGGCCATCCCGCCATGTCGACGCTTTTCACGGTTGTCGACCGACCGATGGTTGCCGTCCGCAATTTCGCGTACCGGTTCATGGGCACGCCGATCCACGCCGATACGACCCACATCCGCACCGACGAGCAAGGGCGGGCGGTGGCCCGGACCCTGGGTCAGCACCGAGCGTGCCTGCTTCGCGCACATGGCACCGTCCTGGCCGCCCACAGCGTGCCGGAGCTGTTCATGGATTGCCTGGAGCTGGAGGAGAACGCCCGGAGCCTTGCCCTCGCCACCGGGCTCGGCGCCCTCTCCCCCATCTCGGATCCGGAAGCCGCGGAGCTGGAGGTCTCGTTCGGCAAGAACGACTACCGGGTCAGCAAAATCTGGGAGCACTATCTTCAGAAGGGGGCAGCCGCGGGCGTGATCTGA
- a CDS encoding NAD-dependent succinate-semialdehyde dehydrogenase — MQSINPATGEVLATFEEHSDAQVDAILTEVAREYPNWRNRSFRDRGAAMMRAGDYLRAQKARFAQLITVEMGKPIVQAEGEIEKCAWACDYYAEHAAEYLADRPVATTARDSYVAFDPLGPILAVMPWNFPFWQVFRFAAPTLMAGNVAVLKHASNVPQCALAIEEVFQETGFPAGVFRTLLVSSRSVERIIADDRIRGVSLTGSDVAGATVAEVAGRHLKKSVLELGGSDPFIVLRDADLDAAIDVGTTARYQNTGQSCIAAKRFIVEEAIADEFERRYTDAVARMRVGDPLARDTQIGPLARPDLVDNLHAQVRQSVSMGAKVLLGGDRMDGRGNFFQPTILSNVGRGMPAASQETFGPAAALMRARDADEAVALANDTQFGLGAALWTRDVARAREMARRIEAGSVFINGLVASDPRLPFGGVKRSGFGRELSDFGIHEFVNVKTIWIGPPAPPPVPR; from the coding sequence ATGCAGTCGATCAATCCCGCCACGGGCGAGGTCCTCGCCACCTTCGAGGAACATTCGGACGCGCAGGTTGACGCGATCCTGACCGAGGTGGCGCGCGAGTATCCGAACTGGCGCAACCGCTCGTTCCGCGATCGGGGGGCGGCGATGATGCGGGCCGGGGACTACCTGCGCGCCCAGAAGGCGCGCTTCGCGCAGCTCATCACCGTCGAGATGGGCAAGCCCATCGTCCAGGCCGAGGGTGAGATCGAGAAGTGCGCGTGGGCGTGCGACTACTACGCCGAGCACGCCGCCGAGTACCTCGCGGATCGACCCGTTGCGACCACCGCGCGCGACAGCTATGTTGCCTTCGATCCGCTGGGGCCGATTCTGGCGGTCATGCCGTGGAACTTTCCCTTCTGGCAGGTGTTTCGCTTCGCCGCGCCGACGCTCATGGCGGGAAACGTGGCGGTCCTCAAACACGCCTCCAACGTCCCGCAGTGCGCGCTCGCCATCGAGGAGGTGTTTCAGGAGACCGGGTTCCCCGCCGGGGTATTCCGAACGCTGCTCGTCTCGAGCCGCTCGGTGGAGCGGATCATCGCCGACGATCGGATTCGTGGGGTCTCCCTCACCGGCAGCGACGTCGCCGGCGCGACGGTCGCGGAAGTCGCCGGGCGCCATCTGAAGAAATCGGTGCTGGAGCTGGGCGGATCGGACCCCTTCATCGTGCTTCGCGACGCCGACCTCGACGCGGCAATCGACGTTGGGACGACCGCTCGCTATCAGAACACGGGCCAGAGCTGCATCGCTGCCAAGCGATTCATCGTTGAGGAGGCGATCGCCGACGAGTTCGAGCGTCGATATACGGACGCGGTTGCTCGCATGCGCGTCGGTGACCCGCTCGCCCGCGACACCCAGATCGGGCCGCTGGCACGGCCGGACCTGGTGGACAATCTCCACGCGCAGGTTCGCCAGTCGGTCTCGATGGGCGCGAAGGTGCTGCTGGGCGGCGACCGCATGGATGGGCGGGGCAACTTCTTCCAGCCGACGATCCTGTCGAACGTCGGTCGCGGCATGCCGGCCGCCAGCCAGGAGACGTTCGGCCCCGCCGCGGCGTTGATGCGGGCGCGGGACGCCGATGAGGCGGTCGCCCTCGCGAACGACACCCAGTTCGGGCTCGGCGCGGCTCTCTGGACCCGCGACGTGGCGCGCGCTCGGGAGATGGCCCGCCGCATCGAAGCTGGATCGGTGTTCATCAACGGGCTCGTCGCATCGGACCCGCGGCTTCCCTTCGGGGGCGTGAAGCGGAGCGGATTTGGGCGCGAGCTGAGCGATTTCGGCATCCACGAGTTCGTGAACGTCAAGACGATCTGGATCGGCCCACCGGCCCCACCCCCGGTCCCGAGGTAA
- a CDS encoding DUF488 family protein, whose protein sequence is MSVRLRRIYEPPEPDDGVRILVDRLWPRGLKKEDAHIDAWLRDVAPSSDLRRWFGHDAGRWSDFRARYRAELQEPERAADLQRLVDEARKGPVTILCAAHDLEQSNGAVIRDLIAERLGQPAA, encoded by the coding sequence ATGAGCGTTCGCCTCCGTCGCATCTACGAGCCACCCGAGCCGGACGATGGCGTCCGGATCCTCGTCGACCGGCTGTGGCCGCGAGGGCTCAAGAAAGAGGACGCGCATATCGACGCCTGGCTGCGCGACGTGGCGCCCAGCAGCGACCTCCGTCGCTGGTTCGGCCACGACGCGGGCCGGTGGAGCGACTTTCGCGCGCGATATCGCGCCGAGCTGCAGGAGCCCGAGCGCGCAGCGGATCTCCAGCGGCTCGTCGACGAAGCGCGAAAGGGTCCGGTTACGATCCTCTGCGCAGCCCACGATCTGGAGCAGAGCAATGGCGCGGTGATCCGCGACCTGATCGCCGAGCGATTGGGCCAGCCCGCGGCGTAG
- a CDS encoding LLM class flavin-dependent oxidoreductase: protein MRFHMHLLPTYFPDRMSPFEGYYREVLEEVALAEELGWECFWFTEHHFLPYGGAIPNPAGFLSAAAARTSTIRLGSAISILPLHHAVQIAEDYAMVDAISGGRLEFGIGLGNTAIDFQVFGVDREESRARFEESIEIILKAWTRDRWSHDGAFWQMQDVSVFPRPVQQPHPPIWVAGVSPESLGWAGRHGCNIMTVAHSFPPEAYVPGIAAWRAGIEETGSDPRNFHCKLHLRVWVDEDSERARTVAEAAIAQYEHVATVGRERRIPKPPGPYDWAGMLASGRNAYGTPEECIRAIQNTLRNYEFDILSTTFNYGGIPHDQVMAAMRLFAREVMPAFA from the coding sequence GTGCGTTTTCACATGCATCTTCTGCCGACCTATTTCCCGGATCGGATGAGCCCGTTCGAGGGCTATTACCGCGAGGTGCTGGAGGAGGTCGCGCTGGCTGAGGAGCTGGGGTGGGAGTGCTTCTGGTTCACCGAGCACCACTTCCTCCCGTACGGAGGCGCCATCCCCAATCCCGCCGGATTCCTCTCGGCGGCGGCCGCTCGAACCTCCACGATCCGGCTGGGATCGGCCATCTCGATCCTTCCGCTCCACCACGCCGTCCAGATCGCCGAGGACTACGCCATGGTGGATGCCATCTCGGGCGGTCGACTGGAGTTCGGCATTGGCCTCGGGAATACGGCGATCGACTTCCAGGTCTTCGGCGTCGACCGGGAGGAGAGCCGCGCGCGCTTCGAGGAATCTATCGAGATCATCCTGAAAGCCTGGACTCGCGACCGTTGGAGTCACGACGGCGCGTTCTGGCAGATGCAGGACGTGTCGGTCTTCCCACGGCCGGTCCAGCAGCCCCATCCGCCCATCTGGGTCGCGGGTGTCTCGCCCGAGTCCCTGGGGTGGGCCGGACGCCATGGCTGCAACATCATGACTGTCGCGCACTCGTTTCCGCCCGAGGCCTATGTGCCCGGAATCGCGGCCTGGCGCGCGGGCATCGAAGAAACCGGGAGCGACCCGCGAAACTTTCACTGCAAGCTGCATCTTCGCGTCTGGGTCGACGAGGACTCGGAGCGCGCGCGGACCGTGGCTGAGGCGGCGATCGCGCAGTACGAGCACGTCGCCACTGTGGGACGCGAGCGGCGGATCCCCAAGCCGCCCGGCCCCTACGACTGGGCAGGGATGCTGGCGAGCGGGCGAAACGCGTACGGCACGCCGGAGGAGTGCATTCGCGCTATCCAGAACACGCTGCGCAACTACGAGTTCGACATCCTGAGCACCACCTTCAACTACGGTGGGATCCCCCACGACCAGGTCATGGCCGCAATGCGGCTCTTCGCACGCGAAGTAATGCCCGCATTCGCTTAG